Proteins from a genomic interval of Candidatus Lernaella stagnicola:
- a CDS encoding N-acetylmuramoyl-L-alanine amidase: MRKIDWLVVHTAAADIPGVNARTIRAWHRQRGWSDIGYHYVICDDGEIETGRPIERPGAHARGLNTNSIGVCVTGHGDKRDFNGAQYASLYRLLVRLCYEYDIEAVYVIGHREIATLADAPDPHKTCPGNEVDMCDIRSMVAAKLVEA; encoded by the coding sequence ATGCGTAAAATCGACTGGTTGGTAGTCCACACTGCCGCCGCCGACATCCCCGGCGTCAACGCTAGGACGATCCGGGCTTGGCACCGTCAACGCGGTTGGTCTGATATCGGCTACCACTATGTTATTTGTGACGACGGCGAAATCGAAACGGGCCGTCCTATCGAGCGGCCGGGCGCGCACGCACGCGGCCTCAACACTAACTCTATCGGCGTTTGTGTGACCGGCCACGGTGACAAGCGCGACTTCAACGGGGCGCAATACGCCAGCCTGTACCGGCTGCTTGTCCGCCTCTGCTACGAATACGATATCGAGGCGGTGTACGTCATCGGTCACCGCGAAATTGCCACGTTGGCGGACGCTCCGGACCCGCACAAAACATGCCCCGGCAACGAGGTCGATATGTGTGACATTCGCTCCATGGTAGCCGCGAAACTCGTAGAGGCCTAA